Proteins co-encoded in one Deinococcus seoulensis genomic window:
- a CDS encoding carbohydrate ABC transporter permease has protein sequence MTRRLRTPDDRRFDLLVNIFLLTVLAVTLIPLLYVVTVSVTPLGRSASLLLPAWDWSFNAYAELLKQPAILRAGLNSVLITVSGVLISMILTVCTAYPLSRPDLPGRKFLTGVILFTFLFNAGLIPLYLVVRDLHLLNTYWALLLHGAVSVYNLFVMKNFFQNLPDSLEEAAKIDGASELQVLWHIVLPLSRPILLTIGLFYAVTQWNSFFEPILFLSNRDMMPLPVVLRDILTGLNSADYVESAATTTAPPEGLKMAAVVLTTIPMLLIYPWIQRYFTSGTLSGGVKE, from the coding sequence ATGACCCGACGCCTGCGAACCCCCGACGACCGCCGCTTCGACCTGCTGGTCAACATCTTCCTGCTGACCGTGCTGGCCGTCACCCTGATCCCGCTGCTGTACGTGGTGACCGTCTCGGTCACGCCGCTGGGCCGCAGCGCCAGCCTGCTGCTGCCCGCCTGGGACTGGTCGTTCAACGCCTACGCCGAACTGCTCAAGCAGCCCGCCATCCTGCGCGCCGGACTGAACAGCGTGCTGATCACCGTCAGCGGCGTGCTGATCAGCATGATCCTGACCGTCTGCACCGCCTACCCGCTGTCGCGCCCGGACCTGCCGGGCCGCAAGTTCCTGACCGGCGTGATCCTGTTCACGTTCCTGTTCAACGCCGGACTGATCCCGCTGTACCTGGTGGTGCGCGACCTGCACCTGCTGAACACCTACTGGGCGCTGCTGCTGCACGGCGCGGTCAGCGTGTACAACCTGTTCGTCATGAAGAACTTCTTCCAGAACCTGCCCGACAGCCTAGAGGAAGCCGCCAAGATCGACGGCGCCAGCGAACTGCAGGTGCTGTGGCACATCGTCCTGCCGCTCTCCCGGCCGATCCTGCTGACCATCGGGCTGTTCTACGCCGTCACGCAGTGGAACTCGTTCTTCGAACCGATCCTGTTCCTGTCCAACCGGGACATGATGCCGCTCCCGGTCGTGCTGCGCGACATCCTGACCGGCCTGAACTCCGCCGATTACGTCGAGTCGGCCGCGACCACCACCGCCCCGCCCGAGGGCCTGAAGATGGCGGCCGTCGTCCTGACCACCATTCCCATGCTGCTGATCTACCCCTGGATTCAGCGGTACTTCACGTCCGGCACCCTCAGCGGCGGCGTCAAGGAATAA